NNNNNNNNNNNNNNNNNNNNNNNNNNNNNNNNNNNNNNNNNNNNNNNNNNNNNNNNNNNNNNNNNNNNNNNNNNNNNNNNNNNNNNNNNNNNNNNNNNNNNNNNNNNNNNNNNNNNNNNNNNNNNNNNNNNNNCAATTTTTTTTAGTAGAAAAGGGCAGCAAAATGCaaaaagaaaccctaaacaTAAATATGTGGTCGTTGAGAAGGCGTCGAtggtgagaaaaagaaaagaaacgtGGTTTTTGTTCTACAGTGTCCAGTTGGAAGAAGGAAGGTGAAGAAAAGCATatcttctttttattgaatCTACTCAAATCGGCTGAGTTTGTTTGGAGCGATCTTGGAGGGTAATTTCTCTAGTTTTCTTGGTGTGATCATTTAAGAAAGGGGGTTTTCTAgagttattatttgtatttctccATTATTGGTGGTGATCTCAAGTGTGCATTTGCTTGAGAGtttttgtactttgttgattttgatgagtGGATTTGATTCGGAGTTTGATGCGTGGTTTTTCCCTCCTGAATAAGAGGGTTTTTCCACGTAAATTTTGTGTCAGcttgattgatttcatttattgttcgGGTTTAGTacccaaaattattttatttatatcaagaAGCATTCTTTGTCGTGCAAAACTCAACAAGTGGTATCGAGAGGTGAGGTTTGTTGATCAGGGGTGTTTCTTGGTGTGAATTGAAATGGAGGATTTTTGCGATGCGATGATGAAATTATCTGCTTCAAACTATTCAATTTGGAAGTCAAAGATGGAGGACCTTCTTTATTGCAAGGATTTATATGATCCTATTAAATTAGGAGCTACTAAGCCAATCGGGAAAAATCGATGATGATTGGGAGAAAATACTGCGGGGAAGATCGTAGGAACTATCAAAGCGGTGGGTTGATATCGAGTGTATATCATCATATAAGCAAAGAAGTTAATGCACAGGTGCTAtggaaaaaattagaaaaatatgtaTGAGAGGAAGAATGCTCAAATGAAAGCTTTTGTTATCAGAAAGCTTATGAATCTGAAGCTTAGAGATGGGCGATCAATTGCTGAACACCTGAGTGATTTTCAAGATATGGTAAATCAATTGAGCACCATGAAAATAACACTAGATGATGAATTGCAAGCATTATtgttcttgagttctttgcctGACAGTTGGGAGACCTTGGTAGTGTCTCTTAGCAACTCTGCTCCGAATGGTGTCCTATCTTTATTTATGGTAAAAGATAGTCTTTATAATGAGGAGACAAGAAGGAAAGATATGGGCATTGATACTTCACAGGTTCTTGTTACAGTTACAGAGCTCGTGGATTCAATAAAAGAAGATATGTTTTCTTCACCTTCCTTCTTCCAATGGACACAGAGAACAAAACCacgcttcttttcttttttctcaccATCGATGCCTTCTCAACAGCCACATATTTAtgtttagggtttcttttgcattttgccCCCTGtctttattactaataataactgGGCTGGATCGAAGTTTGGCCACCAAACCAATAATCTTCCCCTCCAGCCCAAAATTTTGTGTCTGcttgattgatttcatttattgttcaGTTTAGTacccaaaattattttatttatatcaagaAGCATTTGCTGTGCAAAACTCAACACTTACCTCATCGAAGACCTCGATACTTATCAATGGCTCCCCGAATGGATATATTCGCTATCAAATTAAGGGGTCTTCGACAAGGTGATTCGCTATCCCTTATGCTCTTCACACTGGTGATGGATGTGCTGAGCTCGATGTTTGTGCATGCTTTAAACACCAAAGTTCTAGTAGGGGTTCCCCTTGGGGAGTTTGGTAGTAGTTGTAACCTCCATTATGCTGATGATCTCCTAATCCTTACCATAGGGGGACTTGAAGATCTTAGAGTGGTGAAACTGATACTTTATGTGTTTGAAGGTTTGACTGGTTTGGAGACCAATTTTGATAAAACATGTCTTTACTCGAGCAAGATTGGTGAATTGCCAGAGGTTGCTACTGCCGAAACTCTCAGTTGTGTTATGGGTACGCTTCTAGTCACATATCTTGGTATCCCCATCTCTAGGAGTAGGCCACGTAAGCAGGACTGGGAAGGGCTTATTCTTAACATTAGAAGATGACTGTCAGCTTGGAAAGTGAGGTACCTATCCTTGGGGGGAAGACTTACTCTTGTTAACTTTGTGCTTACGATGATCCCCACTTATTGGATGTCGTTGTTCCGATTGCTTTGCTAGGGATCAAGTGAATTGACCGAATAAAGAGAGACTTTCTCTGGTCAGGGCCAGAGATCGATCATCCGAGCTGTCGTTTAGTTACCTGGAAAAACTTGTGTCATCCTCGGGATCATGGAGGGTGGGTTATCCTCGACCTGGGCAGGTTTAATCAGGTCCTTGTGGGGAAATAGTGGTGGAAGTTCATGTCAACGCCCGACTAGTGTGGTACTGCTGTCatacaatttaattatggtTGGACTCGTTGGAACATGTTCCCCAATCACAAAAGGCCGTATTTCTTACTTCGGAAAGGAGTTCTTAACGCCTTCCGACGATTAAGATGTTGTATCTGCATACTCGTCAAGACGAGGGAGAAAGTCTTTTTGCAAAGATCATTGGTTTCGGATGGTAAATAGGGATGGCAGACGAGTGGTCCGGGTCGGTCGCGGATTTTACCATATCCGTACCCATACCTGCTACCCCGTTAGTATATtcgaacccgaacccgacgggttttaaaaaccccaacccacacccTTTTTCGACGGGTAGTCGGATACCCGTGGGTATACCCGCCTCGaacccatattaaaaaaattaataaaaaaatatttttttataaaaaacttaaaaattaattataatttttttataaaaataaaaataaaaataattataaaattacaagactaaacaaagaggaaaaataaaaaaccctagattgttaagttgtagaacatattagtatatatattatatcaatattttagtaattttaatttcggatCGGGtgagggtacgggtatgggtcaggtattagaattcccatacccgcacccgcacccgtttcatacaagtcgAGTTTTACCTGAATACGACTGGAAACCAGGTCAAATCGGGTTTATCCGTCAAACttgggtcgggtcgggtcgggtttgggtattattgccatccctaatgGTAGAGCACCTTTGTACCTGTGGTAGGATGATTTTATTAACATCCCTCACCCAAATGGGACAATCAGAGAGCTTGCTTACCTATTGGAGAAGCCTCCTTTTATCGATAACCGGTAATGCGATGTACAAGGGATTTGTTAAGAGCTCCAAGTGATGTTATGTTTGATCATAAACGTTTGTGTCTCACTGGTAACGGTGTTTTCTCAGTTAAATCTTTCTATAACTTCATTATTGATGGAGGGTTGAGATCCCGATTGCGAAGTTCTTTTGGAGTAGTTCGTGTCCAAAGAAAGTTAATCTTTTTAATTGGCTTGTGCGAAaggacaaaattttgtctcTGGAAAACCTAGCGAAGCGATGATGCAACTGTCTTCCTACGGCAACTTGTGTGTTATGTAATTTGGACTTGGAGTCTCAGTCTACTGACCACTTGTTTTTACATTGCTCTATTGCTAAACAGATGTGGACCTTTTTTGGGAGAATCCTGCAGCTACCAGACCCACCTGAGTCTATGACTTTGGTCTAGAGCACTTAGAGATCATCTTTAGTGCCGTTACTTAGAGTTATGGGGGACCTAGTGATTAAAGCTGTTTTGTGGAATATTTGACTTATGCGGAATGATTGGATTTTTAATGCCATTGTGGTACCTGTTCATTTTCTCTGTGTAAAAATTAATCGTACGCTCTTATCTTGGTTCTCATCAGCGTTAGATGGTATTAAGGAGAAGATTGAGGATTCTATGTTGATTGTCCTGTGGAGCTTGGAGTTCACAGCTCACATGTGGAGGAGACTGCGGGGATGCCGTCTTTCGAGGAGATTATTGATCACGGCGTTGGCTAGAGGGTTTTTGGTGCGGCCTTAGCAGCCTTAGTGGAGACTGTGGGTCTCTTTTTTGtatcttgtttttgttattcCACAGTTAGTGGGCTTCTATGTTGTGTGcttagttttaataaaaatggtttatccaccttttaaaaaaaaaattaacaaatatatatatatatatatatatatatattattaaaatagcaGTGGAAAATTACCACAATGAttcattataattattattaaaaatgatatatctGAAAtcttaattattcattattaataTCTTAAAGAGAGCTTGTTTTTTCGTTTACATCTTGCCTGGCATGAAGAATGAAGAATCTTCTGTAATCTGACTGATAGTTAGCTCAACAAATGCACGCCCCAAGATATTTGCCTTAATTGCTAACACAATGATCTATGTCTATGACTTCTTCAATAACCGCCTATATTGTGGAACTCCTTTCGGATACTCCAACTTTTATGCTTGATTTGCAATACTTTAAAAATTGGTGTCCAAATGGCGGCGAAGTGGCCAATAGGCCAAGTCATGTGTCAAGCGCTCTAATTTCGTAAAATCAATATTTTCAGTTGACTCActtgtgctaataatttaactTCAGACAATTAATCTTATGTATTTTGTCATATGATTAAGGAATTTGTTAACTATCTTCTCCTCAATTGCTGATTTGCCTTTGAGCATGAAATCATTTTAGGAACATCGGCTGCCAAGCAGGGGCGGAGGGAGAGGGGGCAAGGGGCGGCCGCCCCTGTCGCCAGTGAACCCCCGCCCCCTCCGTTtatccctttctctctctctccgccATCCTCGTCACCGGCGAACCACCGCCCCCCTTCCCGTCCCCccatttctgtttttatttttatttctctctctctctctatatatatatatatatctatatatttatctgGTAAAAGCCCccatttgtatttttattttttcaaaaaactgtctctctctctctccaataTCCCTCCCTTTTTTaggggtttttattttaaaaaaaatattttttaaacttccccccttttttaagggtttttatttaaaaaaaatattttttaacaaattaatacttATCCTCTAAAgagtaataatttttaaaaaatttatttacaaacttttttatttgatttattaatattttataaattaacaaattaatacctaTCCTCTAAagcataataatttttaaaaaatttatttacaaattttttatttgatctattaatatttttataaattaacaaattaataactaTCCTCTAAAAGCgtaataattttctaaaaaaattattttttcaaatttttttatttgatctattaatatttttataaattatttcatatagtatatttaaaaaaatctatgtttttagtttttttggtttttataaattagtttatataatatataaaaattatattcggagtatagagtttttttaaaaaatgtatgatttaaaaattaacatatggataaatttaaaaaaattaaaattttattaattaattaattttttcgtAATTCGCCCCCCTGCCCCATAATCTCTGGCTCCGCCACTGCTGCCAAGTGTTCTAAACCTTCGGCGGAGATGTGGTCATCCTTGAAGATCAATCCACAGTAAAGGCATTTAGGATGattttttggaatatttagTTGGAGGGAAAAAAACAAGTCTTTAATGTTTGTATTCTCTTATCGAttttgattatcataaaaattaggTATAATACCATAATTGGtctttctacttttttttttcattttttttatccctctactcagaaatgctcctaaCTAGcccctttatttttaaaaatgtgtccACTTAGGGAGAAATATGCTTttaactagtccctctacttttgaaaatgagcACACTTAGTCCCTTCACTTAGtctcattttcaaaaatataggaACTAGTTAGGAGCATTTTTTCTTATGTGagcatattttcaaaaatagaaagactagtcgggagcatttctgagtagagtgATTATAAAAGAATAGGGAGAAAAATAGAATGACTAATTTGGATattatacttaaaaattaatcatttatttttatgtcagATACTTGCAACCCCAAATGTTAAATGACTCAAGGTTAAGGATTATACTTCCAAAATCTAATGAAGACTGAATTTCCATTTGCAAACACTTTGA
This portion of the Dioscorea cayenensis subsp. rotundata cultivar TDr96_F1 chromosome 3, TDr96_F1_v2_PseudoChromosome.rev07_lg8_w22 25.fasta, whole genome shotgun sequence genome encodes:
- the LOC120255100 gene encoding uncharacterized protein LOC120255100; the protein is MAPRMDIFAIKLRGLRQGDSLSLMLFTLVMDVLSSMFVHALNTKVLVGVPLGEFGSSCNLHYADDLLILTIGGLEDLRVVKLILYVFEGLTGLETNFDKTCLYSSKIGELPEVATAETLSCVMGTLLVTYLGIPISRSRPRKQDWEGLILNIRR